One stretch of Candidatus Binatia bacterium DNA includes these proteins:
- a CDS encoding helix-turn-helix transcriptional regulator has product MTRIAVDRKVFAARLREVVADEPKAFAYDIGVSLSALYNYLNGRIPSTPVLLRIALYTGKPMEWFLGADASDRTLLPSSHAAPVRSLIGAQAEG; this is encoded by the coding sequence ATGACACGGATTGCGGTCGATCGAAAAGTTTTTGCCGCCCGGTTACGCGAGGTGGTTGCCGACGAGCCGAAAGCGTTTGCCTACGACATCGGGGTAAGTCTCTCTGCACTTTATAACTACCTCAACGGGCGTATTCCGAGCACACCGGTGCTGCTGCGCATTGCCCTGTACACGGGCAAGCCCATGGAATGGTTCCTGGGTGCGGATGCGAGCGATCGAACCCTCCTCCCGTCATCGCATGCCGCGCCCGTGCGATCCCTCATTGGGGCACAAGCCGAGGGTTGA